From a region of the Odoribacter splanchnicus DSM 20712 genome:
- a CDS encoding translocation/assembly module TamB domain-containing protein: MSKLKITAGIKKVLRILLFCATGVVLLAGMLYLLLQTSYVQTALVQYITQQVKASTGVTIQIGHVDFRPVKSLVLKEVLLKDFKNDTLLYCQDLRVKADSFNIVNKSFTIGEIVLNQADFNLWISRGEGSPTNIEMFLDSLQRVAPADTEGEGGEKQSGWLMGLKKVSLRDSRFTYREEEYEPVDYGVNWTDVECRDLNVDITDFDFGDEYSQIVVSGLSFIEKSGLRMKELDGRVRIRESNLTITDARIELERSSLDLMKLEFSWTPDQHDWRYFTTRMQQYYELGPSSVSFIDLAYFNGVLRGIDNTVKCSGIVNNTINKLEGHDLYFELGDKTVFQGSFKSEGLPDVWNTRFHIDLYKAHLNPDDLETVYLPWFDRYIPVPEPLHHFSFVDFESICFEGTLSDFMVKAKSITPALAGNLTFRYAPCPDKKPDCDAMGGDFHFYQVDCGKLSGLSMLGYGSLSGSYAGVWDTRGPSFHIDSKVERLNIHQGNVKDMKVAMTYETGKLDVMATVENEQMQGGVLLAYDLSDSLNFLSTRGQLRIDELAAFGLDIKGGLEALETSFEIIHAGQENKSFTNLSLTDFKYTCDTATFTIDKISMEDNQKGDHNTTTLKSDVVDLFISGNFRELRPAPFVFRLMQNYLPAYSVHQPKKTRKYPKRKEPEKFDFQYTVQVKDAGRILQVLYPDLYIASGTLITSDYRNETGQLRLRLTTDSIGYEDISLLHSKIDLVGDMQRLDMKYTTDRLIYGNGYQLYNVRNELTLADNHLDNRLSWCNWGDKTYSGELSACVVFSPDEKYGYNTEIRIHPGVIVMNDSVWRVKESSVFIAGKEIDVSDFFMQRGKESLSVNGKLSESTEEKLFVKLENFNLENVSRIALKHRPFLFGIATGSLTLQDYYKNFMLITDFNVDNWGINRDTLGSLSLRSYWDADNRNVIVGAENRVDDAVPLVVQGYYTPEKDTIDVGIHLEKVGLERLGIYASDFVTETAGNLSGNVRISGNTYKPDISGFVYFDSVGMKVNVLNTKFFVHDSVHIVNNHLLFRNFYMKDIHGQQAVLNGEYQFWENRYRLDARFEKFMVLNTGFADNESFYGQVYLSGLADLDNHNGVDNVTVNARTENDSRLYLPLSAGMTEQSNNFLHFVHTGQPENQKIQPKSAVSDINLNANLEVNDKLNVQVIFDPTVGDILKTTGNGDIKITFDKDGNLNMFGEYQIAKGDYLFTLSNLVNKKFVLTPGGTISWSGSPYEAMLNINAVYNLKTTITELLPAEKLSSDESNPDEKIATESGRKVPVECILNLSDNLTNPVVKFDINFPTLETQSKSYIQSLFSSQDEINKQMFSLLVLNRFYRTDNTGDYGLQAQTAGVTTLTEMFSNQLSRWFSQFSSNVDIGFAYRRGDREKEMTSDEFELAVSTQLLDDRITISANGNMDVGGNRNAAGDENRKNNIAGDFDIEVKLNKQGSLKMKAYSHTNEKLLYNNTETIQGVGVSYQESFDTLRELLRKYFGFLRKRK, translated from the coding sequence GTGAGCAAACTAAAAATAACTGCGGGTATAAAAAAGGTTCTTCGGATATTATTGTTTTGTGCAACGGGAGTGGTGTTACTGGCAGGGATGCTTTATCTCCTGTTACAGACTTCGTATGTACAAACTGCGTTGGTTCAATATATTACTCAGCAGGTTAAAGCGTCTACCGGTGTTACTATTCAGATCGGCCATGTCGATTTCCGTCCGGTAAAATCTTTGGTACTGAAAGAAGTTTTATTAAAAGACTTTAAAAACGATACTTTATTATATTGCCAGGATTTGCGGGTAAAGGCAGATTCTTTCAATATCGTAAACAAGAGTTTCACGATCGGTGAAATTGTTTTGAATCAGGCTGATTTTAATTTATGGATATCGCGTGGGGAAGGATCGCCGACAAATATAGAGATGTTTCTGGATTCTTTACAGCGGGTCGCTCCTGCCGATACAGAGGGGGAGGGCGGTGAAAAACAGAGCGGTTGGTTGATGGGATTGAAGAAGGTCAGTCTGCGGGATTCCCGTTTCACTTATCGTGAAGAAGAATATGAACCGGTGGATTATGGCGTTAACTGGACGGATGTGGAATGCCGGGATTTGAATGTCGATATTACGGATTTTGACTTTGGGGATGAATATTCACAGATCGTCGTTTCCGGTTTGAGTTTTATCGAGAAGTCGGGATTGAGGATGAAGGAATTGGATGGACGGGTTCGGATCCGGGAGAGTAATTTGACGATTACGGATGCACGGATAGAACTTGAACGGAGTAGTCTCGACTTGATGAAACTGGAATTCAGCTGGACACCCGATCAGCACGACTGGCGTTATTTTACGACCCGGATGCAACAATATTATGAATTAGGGCCCTCGTCGGTGAGTTTTATCGATCTGGCATATTTTAACGGAGTGCTGAGAGGGATCGATAATACGGTGAAATGCAGCGGTATTGTCAATAACACCATCAATAAGCTGGAAGGTCATGACCTTTATTTTGAGTTAGGGGATAAAACCGTTTTTCAGGGAAGTTTTAAATCGGAAGGGTTGCCGGATGTATGGAATACACGGTTTCATATCGATTTGTATAAGGCGCATTTGAATCCCGATGATCTGGAAACCGTCTATTTGCCCTGGTTCGATAGGTATATTCCGGTTCCGGAACCTCTGCATCATTTTTCTTTTGTCGATTTCGAGTCGATTTGTTTCGAAGGTACATTATCGGATTTTATGGTGAAGGCGAAGAGTATTACTCCGGCTTTGGCAGGAAATCTGACGTTTCGTTATGCTCCTTGTCCGGACAAAAAGCCCGATTGTGATGCCATGGGTGGGGATTTTCATTTTTATCAGGTCGACTGTGGAAAGTTGTCCGGGCTGTCGATGCTGGGATACGGTAGTTTGTCCGGTAGTTATGCAGGAGTCTGGGATACCCGGGGACCTTCGTTTCATATAGATTCGAAAGTGGAGCGTCTGAATATCCATCAAGGGAATGTCAAAGATATGAAAGTGGCCATGACTTATGAGACGGGAAAGCTGGATGTGATGGCCACCGTGGAGAACGAGCAGATGCAGGGAGGGGTATTGCTGGCTTATGATTTGAGTGATTCCCTGAATTTTTTGAGTACCCGGGGACAGTTACGGATCGATGAATTGGCGGCATTCGGTTTGGATATAAAAGGGGGACTGGAGGCGCTCGAAACTTCGTTCGAGATCATTCATGCCGGGCAGGAAAATAAGAGTTTTACCAATTTATCCCTGACGGATTTCAAATATACCTGTGATACAGCTACATTCACGATAGATAAAATTAGTATGGAGGATAACCAGAAGGGAGATCATAATACTACTACTTTAAAATCGGATGTCGTGGATCTTTTTATTTCGGGAAATTTTCGGGAATTGCGCCCTGCTCCGTTTGTTTTTCGATTGATGCAAAATTATTTACCGGCTTATTCGGTACATCAGCCTAAAAAGACCCGGAAGTATCCGAAACGGAAAGAACCTGAAAAGTTCGATTTTCAATATACCGTGCAGGTAAAAGATGCCGGCCGGATTTTGCAGGTTCTCTATCCTGATTTGTATATAGCTTCGGGTACATTGATTACTTCCGATTACCGGAATGAAACCGGACAATTGCGTCTTCGCCTGACGACCGATTCGATCGGTTATGAGGACATCAGCCTGCTTCATTCCAAAATCGATCTGGTGGGGGATATGCAACGGCTGGATATGAAATATACTACCGACCGGCTCATTTATGGCAATGGATACCAGCTTTATAATGTCAGGAATGAGTTAACGCTTGCGGATAACCATCTGGACAATAGATTGAGCTGGTGTAATTGGGGAGATAAGACTTATAGCGGGGAATTGTCTGCCTGTGTCGTTTTCTCTCCCGATGAAAAGTATGGTTATAACACGGAAATCCGGATTCATCCGGGAGTCATTGTGATGAACGATAGCGTTTGGCGGGTCAAGGAATCTTCGGTTTTTATCGCCGGTAAAGAGATTGATGTAAGTGACTTTTTTATGCAGCGGGGAAAAGAGAGTTTGTCGGTTAACGGTAAACTCTCCGAATCTACTGAAGAAAAGCTATTCGTGAAACTCGAGAATTTCAATCTGGAGAATGTAAGCCGGATCGCTTTGAAACACCGGCCATTTTTGTTCGGAATCGCTACCGGTTCGCTGACTCTTCAGGATTATTATAAAAATTTTATGTTGATTACCGATTTTAATGTCGATAACTGGGGAATCAACCGGGATACTTTAGGATCGTTGAGCCTGCGTTCGTATTGGGATGCGGATAACAGAAACGTCATTGTCGGAGCTGAAAACAGAGTAGACGATGCTGTGCCCTTAGTGGTACAGGGGTATTATACGCCCGAGAAGGATACGATTGATGTCGGCATACATTTGGAAAAAGTGGGATTGGAGCGGTTAGGAATCTATGCTTCTGATTTTGTCACGGAGACTGCCGGGAATTTGTCCGGGAATGTGCGGATTTCAGGAAATACCTATAAGCCGGATATTTCCGGTTTTGTCTATTTCGATTCGGTAGGGATGAAAGTCAATGTTTTGAATACTAAATTTTTTGTTCACGATAGCGTTCATATCGTAAATAATCATCTGTTGTTTCGTAATTTTTATATGAAAGATATTCATGGGCAGCAAGCGGTGTTGAATGGAGAATATCAGTTTTGGGAAAATCGTTACCGCCTCGATGCCCGGTTTGAAAAGTTTATGGTGCTGAATACCGGTTTTGCAGATAACGAATCGTTTTATGGTCAGGTATATCTGAGTGGGTTGGCCGATTTGGATAACCATAATGGGGTGGATAATGTCACGGTCAATGCCCGGACGGAGAATGATTCCCGTTTGTATCTTCCCTTGTCGGCAGGCATGACGGAGCAGTCCAATAATTTTTTGCATTTTGTCCATACCGGACAGCCGGAGAATCAGAAGATACAACCTAAATCGGCAGTATCGGATATTAATTTGAATGCGAACCTGGAGGTCAACGATAAGCTGAATGTACAGGTGATTTTTGACCCGACGGTCGGAGATATTCTGAAAACTACGGGAAACGGAGATATTAAGATCACTTTCGATAAAGACGGAAATCTGAATATGTTCGGGGAATATCAGATTGCAAAAGGGGATTATCTCTTTACTTTGAGCAACCTGGTGAATAAAAAATTTGTACTTACTCCCGGGGGAACGATTTCCTGGAGCGGTTCGCCTTATGAGGCAATGTTGAATATCAATGCGGTATATAATTTGAAAACGACGATTACCGAATTGTTACCGGCAGAAAAACTCTCTTCCGATGAGTCGAATCCCGATGAAAAGATCGCTACGGAATCGGGAAGAAAGGTTCCGGTGGAATGTATCCTGAATCTGAGTGATAACCTGACCAATCCGGTAGTAAAATTCGATATAAACTTCCCGACACTGGAAACCCAGAGTAAAAGTTATATCCAGAGTCTTTTTTCCAGCCAGGACGAGATTAATAAACAAATGTTTTCTCTGTTGGTATTGAACCGATTCTACCGGACAGACAATACGGGGGATTATGGTTTACAAGCCCAGACGGCAGGGGTGACGACTTTGACGGAGATGTTTTCCAATCAGTTATCCCGTTGGTTTTCACAGTTTAGCAGCAATGTAGATATCGGGTTTGCTTACCGTCGGGGAGACCGGGAAAAAGAAATGACATCGGATGAGTTCGAACTGGCTGTCTCAACTCAGCTTCTCGATGACCGGATTACGATTTCTGCTAACGGAAATATGGATGTCGGAGGTAATCGGAACGCTGCCGGGGACGAGAATCGCAAAAATAATATTGCCGGAGACTTCGATATCGAAGTGAAGTTAAATAAACAAGGATCGTTGAAAATGAAGGCTTACTCCCATACGAACGAGAAGCTGCTATATAATAATACGGAAACCATTCAGGGAGTAGGGGTGTCTTATCAGGAATCATTCGATACTTTGCGGGAACTGTTGCGGAAATATTTCGGCTTTTTACGAAAGAGAAAGTAA
- the tsaD gene encoding tRNA (adenosine(37)-N6)-threonylcarbamoyltransferase complex transferase subunit TsaD translates to MTVILGIESSCDDTSAAILKDGLVLSNVIASQKVHEAYGGVVPELASRAHQQNIIPVVSEAIKRAGIEVKDIDAVAFTRGPGLLGSLLVGTSFAKGFALANHLPMIEVNHLQAHILANFIKEPGVESRQPSFPFLTLLVSGGNSQLIVVHDYLKMEMIGQTIDDAAGEAFDKCAKVMGLPYPGGPIIDRLAKEGNPERFTFNKPQIPGLDYSFSGLKTSFLYFLRDELKNNPDFIQDNLNDLCASLQKTVIDILMSKLKKAAKQTGIKQIAIGGGVSANSALQKAVHDEAACSGWEVFIPRLGFSLDNAGMVAVTGYYKYLAGQFIGLDAAPFARTTLE, encoded by the coding sequence ATGACTGTAATTTTAGGAATCGAGTCTTCTTGTGACGATACCTCTGCTGCAATATTGAAAGATGGCCTTGTGCTAAGTAATGTCATTGCCAGCCAGAAAGTGCATGAAGCTTATGGCGGAGTTGTCCCTGAACTGGCCTCACGGGCACACCAGCAAAATATAATTCCCGTGGTATCAGAAGCCATCAAAAGGGCCGGTATCGAAGTGAAAGACATCGATGCTGTAGCTTTTACCCGCGGACCGGGGTTATTGGGCTCGCTCCTGGTAGGTACTTCTTTTGCTAAAGGTTTTGCCCTGGCCAATCATTTACCTATGATAGAAGTAAACCACCTGCAGGCGCACATCCTGGCTAATTTTATCAAAGAACCGGGAGTGGAAAGCCGGCAGCCTTCTTTCCCTTTCCTGACCCTGCTGGTGTCGGGCGGAAATTCGCAGTTGATCGTTGTACACGATTACCTGAAAATGGAAATGATCGGACAAACGATCGACGATGCTGCGGGGGAAGCCTTCGACAAATGTGCCAAAGTGATGGGATTACCCTATCCCGGCGGTCCGATTATCGACCGACTCGCGAAAGAAGGTAATCCGGAACGCTTCACTTTCAACAAACCGCAAATACCGGGGCTCGATTACAGTTTCAGCGGACTGAAAACTTCATTCCTCTATTTTCTGCGGGATGAACTGAAAAACAATCCCGATTTCATTCAGGATAACCTGAACGACTTATGTGCTTCTCTTCAAAAGACTGTTATCGATATTCTGATGTCTAAATTGAAAAAAGCAGCCAAACAAACGGGAATAAAACAAATAGCCATCGGCGGAGGTGTTTCGGCCAATTCGGCTTTACAAAAAGCAGTACATGACGAAGCAGCCTGCTCAGGCTGGGAAGTTTTTATTCCGCGTCTGGGATTTTCCCTCGATAATGCCGGGATGGTAGCCGTTACCGGTTATTACAAATACCTGGCAGGACAATTTATCGGCCTGGACGCAGCTCCCTTTGCCCGAACCACTCTCGAGTAA
- a CDS encoding NAD(P)-dependent oxidoreductase: protein MKLLVTYNIPREPFQNLPADWEITFPEKEEFSKTELLRILPDYDIMLAIFHAPIDREIIDAGKKLKLISNYGVGYNNIDITYAREKGIAVTNTPKAVNSPTAELALALMLSAARRITECNQRIRIEKESMWGTMRNLGFGLEGKTLGIIGLGNIGKNVARKAEAFGMNIIYYNHHTEVPGYRRVELDTLLRESDFVTLHTPLTPATRHLIGQRELSLMKPTAILVNTARGAVVDEQALAEVLKKRQIAGAALDVFEDEPHITETLYALENVVLTPHIGTGTIDARIAMGREALENIRHFLAGNPTNVVN, encoded by the coding sequence ATGAAACTCCTTGTCACCTACAATATTCCCCGGGAACCCTTCCAGAATCTGCCTGCAGATTGGGAAATCACCTTTCCGGAAAAGGAAGAATTCAGTAAAACGGAATTGCTGCGCATACTACCCGATTACGATATTATGCTGGCCATATTTCATGCTCCGATCGACAGGGAAATCATCGATGCCGGAAAAAAGCTGAAGCTAATCAGCAATTATGGAGTGGGTTATAATAATATCGATATCACCTATGCCCGTGAAAAGGGTATAGCTGTGACCAATACCCCGAAAGCGGTCAATAGTCCTACGGCCGAGCTGGCACTGGCCCTGATGCTGAGTGCAGCCCGCCGGATTACCGAATGCAATCAACGTATCCGCATAGAAAAAGAAAGTATGTGGGGCACTATGCGCAACCTGGGGTTCGGATTGGAAGGAAAGACCTTGGGCATTATAGGCCTGGGCAATATCGGTAAAAATGTCGCCCGTAAAGCAGAAGCTTTCGGAATGAATATCATTTACTATAATCACCACACCGAAGTTCCCGGTTACCGACGGGTCGAACTGGATACCCTGCTCCGGGAATCCGACTTCGTCACTCTTCATACCCCCTTGACTCCCGCTACCCGGCACCTGATCGGACAGCGTGAACTGAGTTTGATGAAACCGACAGCCATTCTCGTCAATACAGCCCGGGGAGCTGTTGTCGATGAGCAAGCACTGGCCGAAGTATTGAAAAAACGTCAAATAGCAGGTGCAGCCCTGGATGTCTTCGAAGACGAACCTCACATCACAGAAACCCTCTACGCTTTGGAGAACGTCGTACTCACCCCCCACATCGGAACCGGCACCATCGATGCCCGCATCGCCATGGGTCGTGAAGCCCTCGAAAACATCCGTCATTTCCTGGCAGGTAATCCAACCAATGTCGTCAATTAA
- a CDS encoding ChaN family lipoprotein — protein sequence MKIGMIIILWFCLTGGLVVAQEKRAYTLFDADGQETDYAHMMSVLGEQQVVFIGEIHNCPIAHWMEYEIVRDLYALHKDRLMIGAEMFERDDQLVLDEYLSGLITAERFTKEAKLWPNYPTDYKKIVEFAKTNRIPFVATNVPRRYAAMVSRGGFGALEQLSEEAKNYIAPLPLNYVRNEGVETYFRSMEMPGAKKEDTEKLAKAQALKDATMGWSIAQNIGSYFVHLNGSFHSANQAGIITYLNRYRPGLKIATVEVVRQEKTDKLDKDVMRKADFYICVPTDMTTTY from the coding sequence ATGAAAATAGGAATGATAATAATACTTTGGTTCTGTCTGACTGGCGGCTTGGTCGTTGCTCAGGAGAAAAGAGCCTATACTTTATTCGATGCCGACGGGCAGGAAACCGACTATGCCCATATGATGAGTGTTTTGGGTGAACAACAGGTTGTATTTATCGGAGAGATACACAATTGTCCGATAGCACATTGGATGGAATATGAGATTGTCCGGGATCTATATGCTCTTCATAAAGATCGGTTGATGATCGGGGCTGAAATGTTCGAACGGGACGATCAACTGGTGTTGGATGAATATTTGAGTGGATTGATTACAGCCGAGCGTTTCACTAAGGAAGCAAAACTATGGCCGAATTATCCGACCGACTATAAAAAGATCGTAGAGTTTGCTAAAACCAACCGGATTCCTTTCGTTGCTACGAATGTACCCCGCAGGTATGCCGCTATGGTATCCCGCGGAGGATTCGGGGCTTTGGAACAATTGTCGGAAGAAGCGAAAAATTATATCGCACCGCTGCCTTTAAATTATGTCCGGAATGAAGGGGTTGAAACATATTTCCGTTCGATGGAAATGCCGGGAGCTAAAAAAGAGGATACGGAGAAGCTGGCCAAAGCTCAGGCTTTGAAGGATGCAACGATGGGATGGTCGATTGCTCAGAACATCGGATCGTACTTCGTCCACTTGAACGGCAGCTTTCATTCTGCTAACCAAGCCGGAATCATCACTTATCTCAACCGGTATCGCCCCGGTTTGAAAATAGCCACCGTTGAAGTGGTGCGTCAGGAAAAGACGGATAAACTGGATAAGGATGTCATGCGAAAAGCCGATTTTTATATTTGTGTCCCTACGGATATGACAACGACCTATTGA
- a CDS encoding DUF2149 domain-containing protein → MRTARRKSKFAVQEDADPLSVVVNLFDVAMVFAVALMVAMVMHMNMTEVFTQEDFTIVKNPGKDNMEIIMKEGNKINKYTPSNEQSSGSKGKRVGIAYELENGEIIYVPE, encoded by the coding sequence ATGAGAACAGCGAGGCGAAAGAGCAAATTTGCCGTTCAGGAAGATGCCGATCCGCTGAGTGTGGTGGTCAACCTGTTCGATGTGGCTATGGTTTTTGCGGTAGCCCTGATGGTGGCAATGGTGATGCACATGAATATGACCGAAGTTTTTACTCAGGAAGATTTTACTATCGTGAAAAATCCTGGGAAAGACAATATGGAGATTATCATGAAAGAGGGAAATAAAATCAATAAATATACGCCTTCGAACGAACAAAGCTCCGGCTCGAAAGGAAAAAGGGTTGGTATAGCTTATGAACTTGAAAACGGAGAAATTATCTATGTGCCTGAATAA